One stretch of Planococcus sp. PAMC 21323 DNA includes these proteins:
- the moaC gene encoding cyclic pyranopterin monophosphate synthase MoaC codes for MSELTHFNAQGRAKMVDVSDKKDSVRTARATTSVLVNKAIYEQIKEGSNKKGDVFAVAQVAGIMAAKNTSQIIPMCHPLALSGVDIQFEWNVDEEKNHFEVLLTVEVKTKGPTGVEMEALTAASATALTIYDMCKASGKEMVIGPTMLLEKTGGKSDYARD; via the coding sequence GTGTCAGAACTAACTCACTTTAATGCTCAAGGACGTGCCAAAATGGTCGACGTCTCAGATAAAAAAGACAGTGTACGAACAGCTCGTGCGACAACTTCTGTTTTAGTAAACAAAGCCATCTATGAACAAATTAAAGAGGGATCCAATAAAAAAGGCGATGTGTTTGCCGTCGCTCAAGTAGCTGGCATTATGGCAGCTAAAAATACGTCACAAATCATCCCGATGTGTCATCCATTAGCACTTAGTGGCGTGGATATCCAATTCGAATGGAATGTTGATGAAGAAAAAAATCATTTCGAAGTGTTATTAACAGTTGAAGTAAAAACAAAAGGACCTACAGGGGTTGAAATGGAAGCACTCACCGCAGCTTCCGCTACAGCTCTCACCATTTACGATATGTGCAAAGCCTCAGGAAAAGAAATGGTCATTGGGCCAACGATGTTGCTTGAGAAAACTGGTGGAAAATCTGATTACGCACGTGACTAA
- a CDS encoding mechanosensitive ion channel family protein, with translation MLLTIQPEELTKRWYEVFEQIEWTEVLLFLFYIACIFLARAVVLGISKRLSKNRLFRHVDSILRSLLNWATTYGILLFMIFYFSDSGWMFDRLFELGNVEITVFLLILVVLIVSLANRASKIITRYILPNVYQRYDLDRGVSYTFDRMFHYTVMAIAIIVSLTTVGLNLGALTVFAGVLGVGIGFGLQNIASNFISGIILLFERPIKVGDRVIIDELIGDVEKISMRSTVIKTIHNEHVIVPNSYFLEEQVVNRSYGDPRMRLVIPVGVAYGTDADKVKRVLIQAVGEEQQINGVILLDPEPFVNFATFGESSLDFELMVWIDNSNQVIVTKSALNFRINRLFAEHDIEIPFPQRDLHIKSMPEIKES, from the coding sequence ATGCTGCTGACAATACAACCGGAAGAGTTGACCAAACGATGGTACGAAGTCTTTGAGCAAATCGAATGGACCGAAGTGCTGTTGTTTTTGTTTTATATAGCGTGCATCTTTTTGGCAAGGGCCGTGGTACTTGGGATTTCCAAACGCTTGAGCAAAAATCGGTTGTTTCGGCATGTCGATTCGATTTTGCGGAGCTTATTAAACTGGGCGACGACCTACGGGATCTTGCTGTTTATGATTTTTTATTTTTCCGATTCGGGCTGGATGTTCGACCGATTATTTGAACTGGGCAACGTCGAAATCACGGTGTTTCTGTTGATTTTGGTAGTCCTTATTGTATCGCTCGCTAACCGAGCTTCGAAAATCATCACCCGTTATATTTTGCCAAATGTTTATCAGCGTTATGATCTAGACCGCGGTGTAAGCTACACATTCGATCGGATGTTTCATTACACCGTAATGGCCATTGCTATTATCGTTAGTTTGACGACGGTCGGCTTAAACTTAGGCGCATTGACAGTGTTTGCTGGGGTGCTTGGGGTTGGGATTGGTTTTGGCTTACAAAATATTGCCTCGAATTTTATCTCGGGCATTATCTTGCTGTTCGAAAGGCCAATCAAGGTCGGTGACCGAGTAATTATTGATGAGTTGATCGGCGATGTCGAAAAAATTTCGATGCGTTCGACTGTGATTAAGACGATTCATAATGAACATGTCATTGTTCCGAATTCCTATTTTCTTGAGGAGCAGGTAGTTAATCGATCATACGGAGATCCGCGCATGCGGCTAGTTATACCGGTTGGTGTTGCCTACGGAACAGATGCTGACAAGGTTAAAAGAGTGCTGATTCAAGCAGTTGGAGAAGAACAACAGATCAATGGTGTTATTCTGCTAGACCCGGAACCGTTTGTGAATTTTGCGACATTCGGCGAGTCTTCGCTCGATTTTGAATTGATGGTATGGATTGATAACTCCAATCAAGTCATCGTGACAAAAAGTGCTTTAAATTTCCGTATTAATCGGCTGTTTGCGGAACACGACATCGAAATTCCATTTCCGCAGCGCGACTTGCATATTAAAAGCATGCCGGAGATAAAAGAGAGTTAA
- the modB gene encoding molybdate ABC transporter permease subunit gives MMAYDLSPLWLSLKVAVISTFFVFIVSLALARLMKRREFFGKSFLEALILLPLVLPPTVIGFGLIVLFGVNGPLGIVLEQWFGFRVVFTWMGAAIASFVVSLPLMYQSVMAAFEKIDPRWENVARTMGVSEWRIFRTITFPLAWSGILAGLILAFARGIGEFGATLMIAGYIPGVTETIPLAIYFAYEAGDMEKALFWVLIVSSLGVAAITWVNYWRKKTVMRIGRE, from the coding sequence ATGATGGCTTATGATTTGTCACCGCTATGGCTATCGCTCAAAGTCGCTGTTATTTCAACTTTTTTTGTGTTTATCGTAAGCCTTGCGCTAGCTCGCTTAATGAAGAGACGGGAGTTTTTTGGCAAAAGTTTTCTTGAAGCTTTGATCCTATTGCCTTTAGTATTGCCACCGACCGTAATTGGTTTCGGGTTGATTGTGTTATTTGGCGTAAATGGACCACTCGGTATAGTCCTTGAACAGTGGTTTGGCTTTCGCGTAGTGTTTACATGGATGGGTGCGGCGATTGCGTCGTTTGTTGTATCGTTGCCGCTTATGTATCAAAGTGTAATGGCTGCTTTTGAAAAAATAGACCCACGCTGGGAAAATGTAGCACGAACTATGGGTGTATCCGAATGGCGAATTTTTAGGACAATAACATTTCCACTCGCTTGGTCGGGGATCTTGGCAGGATTAATCTTGGCTTTTGCACGTGGCATCGGTGAGTTTGGTGCTACCTTAATGATTGCTGGCTATATTCCAGGGGTGACGGAAACGATTCCACTGGCTATTTACTTTGCTTATGAAGCAGGGGATATGGAAAAAGCTTTGTTTTGGGTATTGATCGTTTCTTCGCTTGGAGTAGCTGCCATTACATGGGTTAATTATTGGCGTAAAAAGACGGTCATGAGGATTGGAAGGGAATGA
- the modA gene encoding molybdate ABC transporter substrate-binding protein — MKKMMGMISLVLLMSGCSNTSAKKEELLVSAASSLTEVMKEMEQQFQEVEPDIKLTFNYGSSSKLRSQIEQGAPADLFLSASEKDMELLESQQLINTDSIKTFAENQLVLASLQEFPVTAEFKDLVSNTEKEIAIGEPDSVPLGAYSKKALENENLWQTLDGRFIYAKDARQVVTYVESGNVDLGIIYSSDAVISREIVGTLEVPGQKDSIIYPGAVVADSEKKIEAAAFLEFVTSSKGQAIFEEYGFMPVAEETP; from the coding sequence ATGAAAAAAATGATGGGTATGATCAGTTTGGTTTTATTAATGAGCGGTTGTAGCAATACTTCTGCGAAAAAAGAAGAATTGTTAGTTTCAGCAGCGTCTAGTTTGACTGAAGTGATGAAAGAAATGGAGCAACAGTTTCAAGAAGTAGAACCGGATATTAAGCTAACGTTCAATTATGGCTCTTCTAGTAAATTGAGAAGCCAAATCGAACAAGGTGCGCCGGCAGATTTGTTTTTATCAGCGAGTGAAAAAGATATGGAATTACTCGAATCTCAACAATTAATAAACACAGATAGTATAAAGACGTTTGCTGAAAATCAACTTGTTTTAGCTTCATTACAAGAGTTTCCAGTAACTGCTGAGTTTAAAGACCTCGTTTCTAATACAGAAAAAGAGATTGCGATTGGCGAGCCGGATAGTGTTCCACTCGGTGCCTATTCAAAGAAAGCATTAGAAAACGAAAATTTATGGCAAACGCTTGATGGCCGTTTTATTTATGCAAAAGATGCTCGTCAAGTCGTGACATACGTGGAAAGCGGGAATGTAGACCTCGGTATTATTTACTCTTCAGATGCTGTTATTTCCCGGGAAATTGTCGGAACACTAGAAGTTCCAGGGCAGAAGGATTCTATTATCTATCCGGGAGCAGTGGTTGCGGATTCAGAAAAAAAGATTGAAGCAGCTGCTTTTTTAGAGTTTGTCACTAGTTCTAAAGGACAAGCGATCTTTGAAGAATATGGATTTATGCCAGTAGCTGAGGAAACGCCATGA
- a CDS encoding ThiF family adenylyltransferase: MDERYSRQVLFKPLGESGQQHLSRATVTIVGCGALGSAIAETLTRAGVGTIHLVDRDYVEASNLQRQQLFTEEDARQMMPKVAAAEQRLKAIRSDLQLFTYLEHLDATGMEKLAAVSDLILDATDNFETRLLINDASVKYDVPWIYGACVGSSGVVFPFVPKESSCFRCLIPVLPAINETCDTVGIISPAVQVTAALQCTEALKWLSGNRGAMRKKIHHFNLWDNSQLDIGISRIKDPNCKTCGEDAVFPSLNETAASSYAVLCGRDAVQILPDANRPITLDDAEKAGQRLAARVKRTPYFVELNVFDHRMVLFGNGRLLIHGVHNIAEGRKLYHQVFG; this comes from the coding sequence GTGGATGAACGTTATTCAAGGCAAGTCTTATTCAAACCGCTTGGGGAGTCGGGCCAACAACACTTATCACGTGCGACCGTTACCATTGTGGGTTGCGGAGCTTTAGGGTCAGCGATTGCAGAAACATTGACGAGAGCAGGTGTTGGAACGATTCACTTAGTAGATCGTGATTATGTAGAAGCCTCAAACTTGCAGCGACAGCAATTATTCACAGAAGAAGATGCACGTCAAATGATGCCAAAAGTGGCGGCAGCTGAGCAGAGACTAAAAGCCATCCGCAGCGATTTGCAGTTATTCACGTATTTAGAACATCTCGATGCGACAGGTATGGAAAAGTTAGCAGCCGTTAGTGATTTGATTTTGGATGCGACGGATAATTTTGAAACGCGGTTGTTGATCAATGATGCTTCTGTAAAATACGATGTGCCTTGGATATACGGTGCATGCGTCGGCAGTTCAGGAGTTGTGTTTCCTTTTGTGCCGAAAGAAAGCTCATGTTTCCGTTGTTTAATACCCGTTCTTCCAGCCATCAATGAAACATGTGATACAGTCGGTATTATCTCGCCAGCTGTTCAAGTAACAGCTGCCTTGCAATGCACAGAAGCCTTAAAGTGGTTGAGTGGCAACCGTGGTGCTATGCGTAAAAAAATTCACCACTTCAATTTGTGGGACAATAGCCAATTAGATATTGGCATTTCGCGTATTAAAGACCCCAACTGCAAAACTTGTGGAGAAGATGCGGTATTCCCGTCACTCAACGAGACAGCCGCTAGTTCTTACGCCGTTTTATGTGGTCGTGATGCTGTGCAAATTTTACCTGATGCGAACCGTCCGATTACATTAGACGATGCTGAAAAAGCTGGCCAACGATTAGCGGCAAGGGTAAAAAGAACGCCTTATTTTGTTGAGTTGAACGTATTTGATCATCGCATGGTGTTGTTCGGCAATGGTCGATTACTCATTCATGGCGTCCACAATATAGCAGAAGGTCGGAAGTTATATCATCAAGTATTTGGCTAA
- a CDS encoding ATP-binding cassette domain-containing protein, translating to MLQVDFQKQLDHFRLTMQFELDKEILALVGSSGSGKTTLLNCIAGIVHPDAGEISLNGRTFYKEEHKPLKIQSRKVGYLFQDYALFPHLTVEQNILYAVPKKSDIAHITELTKILGIKGLLGKYPHQISGGEKQRVALTRSLAAQPDILLLDEPFSALDDANRDRCQSELLRIHEQWQIPIIFVTHRIADAEKLADRMMRIEKGQMTEETVR from the coding sequence ATGCTTCAAGTGGATTTTCAAAAACAATTAGATCATTTTCGGTTAACGATGCAATTCGAATTGGATAAAGAAATCTTAGCATTGGTGGGTTCTTCTGGTTCTGGCAAGACGACATTATTAAACTGCATCGCCGGTATCGTCCATCCAGATGCTGGTGAAATTTCATTGAATGGTCGAACATTTTATAAAGAAGAGCATAAACCTTTAAAGATACAAAGTCGAAAAGTAGGTTATTTGTTTCAAGATTACGCGTTATTTCCGCATTTGACTGTAGAACAAAACATTCTTTACGCGGTGCCAAAAAAGAGTGATATTGCGCATATAACTGAATTAACGAAAATTCTTGGCATAAAGGGTTTGTTAGGCAAATATCCACACCAAATTTCAGGCGGTGAAAAGCAACGTGTTGCCTTGACTCGTTCATTAGCCGCTCAGCCCGATATTTTATTATTAGATGAGCCTTTTTCAGCACTGGATGATGCCAATCGCGATCGCTGTCAAAGTGAATTGCTGCGAATTCACGAACAGTGGCAAATTCCCATTATTTTTGTGACTCACCGAATTGCGGATGCTGAAAAACTAGCAGATCGCATGATGAGAATTGAAAAAGGACAGATGACCGAAGAAACTGTACGCTGA
- a CDS encoding MogA/MoaB family molybdenum cofactor biosynthesis protein — protein sequence MSETFQTDHQVRVAVLTVSDTRTKETDTGGQLVQKMAKDHALEINDYAIVPDDIASIRLKISDWLGQDDIDTIITTGGTGIAKRDVTLEAIQPLFEKEISGFGELFRYVSFTEDVGSKALLSRAAAGVASDKAIFVLPGSRGAVKLAMERLILPEIKHVYTELTKHQSLS from the coding sequence ATGTCGGAAACGTTTCAGACAGATCACCAAGTACGTGTTGCCGTTTTAACTGTCAGTGACACTAGAACGAAAGAAACTGATACGGGTGGTCAGCTTGTACAAAAGATGGCTAAAGATCATGCGCTCGAAATTAATGATTACGCGATAGTCCCAGACGATATTGCAAGCATTCGACTAAAAATTTCTGACTGGTTGGGGCAGGATGACATTGATACAATTATTACCACTGGTGGAACCGGAATAGCTAAACGCGATGTCACGTTAGAGGCTATTCAGCCACTTTTTGAGAAAGAGATATCAGGATTTGGAGAACTCTTTCGTTACGTTAGTTTCACCGAAGATGTTGGTAGCAAAGCTCTTCTTAGCCGAGCAGCAGCAGGTGTAGCTAGTGATAAAGCTATTTTCGTATTGCCAGGTTCTCGTGGCGCTGTGAAGCTGGCGATGGAACGATTGATTTTACCGGAGATCAAGCATGTTTACACGGAATTGACGAAGCATCAATCTCTTTCATGA
- a CDS encoding Yip1 family protein, which produces MEEAKYQDNLNPFTAIWTRPRETVRYVIEEKGSNFSFLLLVLSGFIAVLIGNQGTEQGFPLWGVLLMALVVGPLAGLVGTSVAAGIYLLVGRLFKGQATYKEMFRAVLTSQIIQIWLIPIVISWMFLSPVTYFLQEGELPFENAGPLSIVLTFVLSLFSIWTFVVQCKAVGEAHRFSAWKGFFVIIIPAILFIGIIVAIIAAIMIAIL; this is translated from the coding sequence ATGGAAGAGGCAAAGTATCAAGATAATTTAAATCCGTTTACAGCGATTTGGACGCGTCCGCGTGAGACAGTTCGGTATGTGATTGAAGAAAAAGGGTCGAATTTTAGTTTTTTATTACTTGTGTTATCCGGATTTATAGCCGTTCTTATTGGCAATCAAGGAACTGAGCAAGGTTTCCCGTTATGGGGTGTGCTATTAATGGCGCTGGTTGTGGGTCCATTAGCAGGTTTAGTGGGTACTTCGGTTGCGGCGGGCATCTATTTGCTGGTCGGTCGATTGTTCAAAGGTCAAGCGACATATAAGGAAATGTTTCGAGCGGTACTAACCAGTCAAATCATTCAAATCTGGTTAATCCCTATTGTGATTAGTTGGATGTTCTTGTCTCCTGTAACGTATTTTTTACAAGAGGGAGAGCTGCCATTTGAAAACGCCGGTCCTTTATCGATTGTTTTAACTTTTGTCCTGTCCTTGTTTTCTATCTGGACATTCGTTGTTCAATGTAAAGCAGTAGGAGAAGCACACAGATTTTCTGCTTGGAAAGGTTTCTTCGTTATTATTATCCCTGCAATATTATTTATTGGAATCATTGTGGCAATTATCGCTGCAATTATGATTGCTATTTTATAG